The Opitutales bacterium ASA1 genome window below encodes:
- the thiH gene encoding 2-iminoacetate synthase ThiH produces the protein MSMFSHVHPTIDFATLGDRARHASDADVRRILARGRAISLEDFAALLSPAASVHLEALCRLSRAATQKFFGKTIRLFAPIYLSNECVNICRYCGFSRNNDIPRITLPVDHVEREVRLLAARGFRSLLVVAGEHPKYVSNGYVETVLRRLLPIMPSLALELGPLETQDYVPMVRAGAEGLVVYQETYDEPTYRDLHTAGPKKHYAWRMDTPERAYAAGFRRLGIGALYGLADWRYEALSVAAHARHLLRTCWKAQVNISLPRMRPAAGGFAPKFHMSDRELVQTIAAYRLLLPHCGLVLSTREPPDLRDGLVPLGITTMSAGSSTEPGGYGAHFDETTWTPVGEQPGEQFHIADERPPQAIAAMIRGHGYEPVWKDFDQALVSEGEPAELALSPRN, from the coding sequence ATGAGCATGTTTTCCCACGTCCACCCCACGATCGACTTCGCCACCCTCGGCGACCGTGCCCGCCACGCGAGTGATGCCGACGTGCGTCGCATCCTCGCGCGCGGCCGCGCCATCAGCCTCGAGGACTTCGCCGCCCTGCTTTCCCCTGCCGCCAGTGTCCACCTCGAGGCACTCTGCCGCCTCTCGCGTGCCGCCACGCAGAAGTTCTTCGGCAAGACGATCCGGCTCTTCGCCCCGATCTATCTCTCCAACGAGTGCGTGAACATCTGCCGCTATTGCGGCTTCTCCCGCAACAACGACATCCCGCGCATCACGCTCCCCGTCGACCACGTCGAACGCGAAGTCCGCCTCCTCGCCGCACGCGGCTTCCGCTCGTTGCTCGTCGTCGCCGGCGAACATCCGAAGTACGTGTCCAACGGATACGTGGAGACGGTGCTCCGTCGCTTGCTCCCGATCATGCCGAGCCTCGCCCTCGAACTCGGTCCGCTCGAAACGCAGGACTACGTGCCCATGGTTCGCGCCGGAGCCGAAGGCTTGGTCGTGTATCAAGAAACCTACGACGAGCCCACCTACCGCGACCTGCACACCGCCGGTCCCAAGAAGCACTACGCCTGGCGCATGGACACCCCCGAACGCGCCTACGCCGCCGGCTTCCGTCGTCTCGGCATCGGCGCACTCTACGGACTGGCCGATTGGCGCTACGAAGCCCTCTCGGTCGCCGCTCACGCGCGCCACCTGCTTCGCACCTGTTGGAAGGCTCAGGTCAACATCAGCCTCCCCCGCATGCGACCCGCCGCCGGCGGCTTCGCGCCCAAGTTCCACATGAGCGACCGCGAACTCGTCCAGACGATCGCCGCCTACCGCTTGCTCCTGCCGCATTGCGGATTGGTTCTCTCCACTCGCGAGCCACCCGATCTCCGCGACGGACTCGTCCCCCTCGGCATCACGACGATGAGCGCCGGCTCCTCCACCGAACCCGGCGGCTACGGCGCTCACTTCGACGAGACCACCTGGACACCCGTCGGCGAACAACCCGGCGAACAGTTCCACATCGCCGACGAACGCCCACCGCAGGCGATCGCCGCCATGATCCGCGGCCACGGCTACGAACCCGTCTGGAAGGACTTCGATCAGGCCCTCGTCTCCGAGGGGGAACCGGCCGAATTGGCTCTGTCTCCACGAAACTGA